A window of Fibrobacter sp. UWEL genomic DNA:
TAATATCTTCGTAAACCTAACCATATCATAAAGTTACAAAAAAATAAGGGGTAAAAAACAAGGGGTAATTCCTTTCTAGGGTGTGCTTGGGGGCGAAACGATTATGAATATAAAGGTATTTGTAAGTTGAAACCTGTAGGAATTCATTCTATATTTCACTATACAAACCTCAAAAAACCTTAAAACAAGGCAATCTTATGTCAGATCGTTTTATCGTGACCGGTAACTTCACCGATGATCCGTTTGCCATCGACATGGCTCAGTACATCGGTCTCCGCGAAGACATTTCCGACGTGGTCTCCCTGAAGACTTTCGCCAACTCCGAATTCTGCCCCCGCTATATGCTGGACGCCGACGACTTGGAACATATCGGCCATCGTCTGGAAGGCAAGATTGTTTTGATTTGCTCTGTTTCTAACCACGAACGTAGCCGTAACGACTACGCCATGCGCAACATGATCCTGGCTCGCGCCGCTAAGGACAATGGCGCAGAACGCGTGGTTCTGGTTGAACCGGACCTGTTCTACTCCGCACAGGACCGCGGTCCTCATCGTATCGGCGAACTGGAAAAGGATCGTCCGGATATCGACCTGAAGAAGTTCGATGGCCAGGCATTCACCAGCATGCTTTACGCTGAATTGCTGAAGAAGTCCGGTGTGGACGCTGTGGTTACTTGCCACAACCACTCCATCAAGGTTCAGAACCTGTTCTCCGATATTTTCGAAGGTCACTTCCACAACCTGATTCCTACCGACGTTTATGCACATTACATCAAGAACAGCAACTTCGTGCAGTGCGGTAAGGACGGTAACAACCTGGTGATCGTCTCTCCGGATAAGGGCGCTCGCCCCTTCATGAACGCTGTATACGATGCCCTCCAGCTCCCCGAATGTAAGCGCGTGGTGATGGACAAGGTCCGTACCGGCGAACGTGAAATCTCCATGACCTTCAACCCGGAACTTTCCGACATCAGCATCGACGAAATCGAAGGCAAGGACGTGATCGTATTCGATGACATGGTCCGTACCGGTACTACCATCGTGCAGTGCTGCGAACACATCAAGAAGGGTAACCCCAACCGCGTGTGCTTCGGCGTCACCCACTTCCACACCAGTGCAGAAGCTCGTGAAAAGCTGAACAGCCCCGCTATCGACGAAATCCTTACCACCTCCACTCTTCCGGATATCATGAACCGTGACTGCCAGGGTCGTCTGCGCAAGAAGCTCACTATCCTGAAGCTCGGCAAGTGGATGGCTCGCCACATCATGCAGATGTACGGTCTGGATGACGGTCGCTTCGAACGCGACTTCTACAAGATCGACATGTCTTCCAAGAATCCTCGTTGGCCGCCTCAGCAGTTCTAATCAGCGCTGCGGTATACGACCACAAAACCGTTTATCGGAAAGAATGCCTCGGATGTCAAAATCCGGGGATTCTTTTTTTATATCGAGAAAAAATTTGATTATCTTTTAATGCATAAGGCTGAATATTAAAACAATCAACCATAGGTGTCTATGTCCGCAAAAGTGACCAGCAGCGACAAGATCGAAGATTTGATCCCGGAAACCCCGGTTCGTAAGATTTTAACCCCCATCGAACGCTTGATGCAGGTGGAAACCACCGGCGGCATCGTTTTGATTATCATGACGGTTGCGGCCCTCCTGTGGGCAAACCTGGGTATCCATAGTTACGAACATGTGTGGCACCTGCCTTTTGCCATTAACATTGCTGGCCACGACCTGGCGACCCTCCTGGGCATCCATCACGGATTTACCCTCCACTGGCTTATTAACGACGCCCTCATGACCATCTTCTTCTTCAACATTGGTCTTGAAGTGAAGGGCGAAATGACCTACGGTGAACTTCACGATCCCAAGGCAGCAAGCCTTCCTATCCTTGCGGCTGCTGGCGGTATGCTGTTCCCGGCTTTGATTTTCCTTGGCGTAAACGCTGCTACCGGTACCGACGCTTCCCGCGGTTGGGGTATCCCTACGGCAACGGATATTGCCTTCGTGGTGGGCTGTATGGCGATCCTTGGCAAGAAGGTTCCCCACGCTCTCCGCGTTATGATCCTGACCTTGGCCATTGCGGATGATATTGGCGCAATTCTTGTGATTGCCATCGGTTACCCCAGCGGTGACGGCATTGTGTTTGGCGCCCTGGGCGCAGCCTTTGCTTTGCTGGTTCTCATTAACGTTCTGTTCCGAATTGGCGTCCGCAATATGTTCCTGCATGGGATTATTGGTGTCGCTGTATGGGCATTCTTCGTAAAGTCCGGCGTTCATCCCACTATTGCTGGTGTGCTGCTGGGCCTTTCCGTACCTGCCAAGGCTGTGGTCACTAGCGGTAAGATCCGCGGTTTTGTTACTGGCATGGACCATGTTCTTTCCGGCGAATCTCAGGACAGCAACGAAAAGTACCGTGTGCTGAGCCTCCTGAGACAGAGCGCTTCCGAAAGTATTTCCCTCCAGGAACGCCTCTACAAGCCCCTGGTACCTTGGGTCAACTTCTTTATCATGCCCCTCTTCGCTCTGGCTAACGCTGGCGTAGAAGTCAAGCTGGGTGGCGTAGAAGTTCCTGTCATGGGCGCTGTTGCTCTGGCTCTGATCTTCGGTAAGCCTATCGGTATTTTCGTCTTCAGTTTCCTGGCTGTAAAGATTGGCATTTCCAAGCAGCCCAGCTATAGCTGGAAGGTGCTGTGGGGCGGTGGCATGCTGGCCGGTATCGGCTTCACCATGGCCCTGTTCGTGGCAAGCCTCGCCTTCGATGTGGGCGACCGTCAGGACTCCGCCAAGCTGGGTATCCTGCTGGGATCCTTCAGTGCCGCAATCCTCGGTACCATCTACATGAGCCTGGTCTCCAAGCCCAGTAAGGATGAACCCGAAGGTGGTCACGGACATCACTAAGATTTAAATCGCGGGCTTCGGCCCGCTTTTTTTAATTATGAGTTACGAATTATGAATTACGAACTCATAACTCATAACTCATAACTCATAACTCATAATTCATAATTCATATCTCGTATCTCGTAACTCATAACAAGTAATTCCTCCTCGTGTCACACTTCGTCTATATGCTTCGTTGTTCTGGAGGCCGCATCTACACGGGCTATGCGGTAGATGTCCAGGCGCGCTACCAGCAGCACTGTACCGGCAAGGGGGCGCGGTTTACCAAGGCTTTCCCGCCGGAGTGTATCCTCAAAACATTTGAGCTGGAGTCCAAGGAACTGGCCCTACGCCTGGAAGCTCGAATCAAGAAGCTGGACAAGCCCCAGAAGGAGCGGCTGACCGCAGGGGACGAGGTGCTGGAACAGTCCTTGTTCAGCGGGCTGTCCGAGGTTCTTAAACCGAAAAAGAAACGCAAAAAAATTATTTCTGCAAAATCAAATCCACGATCAGGTAGATCGCAAGGGCGATGCTGCAGACGCTGATGAAGTTCTCGATGAACTTGTTGCCTTTCTTGCGCTGGAGGGCGCTGCCGAAGTATCCGCCGCACCAGGCGCCTGCGGACATGACGATGGCGATGGGCCAGTTCACCTTTCCGGCGACGGCGAGGGCTGCGGTGCTCACAATCAGGAATACGGTGGTAAGGCAGTTCTTCAGGGCGTTAACGTGAATGGGGTCCAGGCCGGTGTAACGGGTGAGGCTGAAAATCTGGACGAAGCCCACGCCGATTTGCACGATGCATCCGTAGATGGATACCAGGGCGAATCCGATGGCGCCTCCAGGAGTCAGTTTTTCGGGAGGTGTGGCAGGGGGCTTGCCGAAGATATCCTTGCGCAGTCTGCTCATGATGACCACAAGACAGATGGCGCCGGCGATCACTGCCTGGAAGGCCTTGTCGCCGATGCTCACCAGAAAGAAGACGCCAATGCATGCGCCCACTAAAGAGGGGAGGAACAGCTGCTTGAACAGTTTCTTGTTCAGGTAGCCGTGCTTGGACAAGTTGTGGACGCTGCTGATGTTTCCGATAATGAGGCCGATGCGGTTGGTGCCGTTTGCCACGGTAGGAGGAATTCCCAGGAATATCATGATGGGAAGACTTAAGGAACTACCGCCGCCAGCGATGCTATTGATGAGGCTAACTACGGCTCCCAGGATAAAGAATGCGGCGTACTGGCCGTATTCCCACCAACCTGCGTCAATCACTTTGCCATTTCCTTTTCCAGGAAGTTCTTGTTGTCCTGAACCTTCTTGATCAAGGTGCTTTCGGGATATTCACCCAGGCACTTGTCCAGCGGTTCGATGGCGGCCTTCATCAGGTCCTTCTTCTTGGCGGTGTCCTTCTGCTTCTGGGCCTTGGCGAACAGCTGGGACGTTTCCTTACGTTGGGCGTTGCAGAATGCGTCTGCCAGCTGGACGTACTTTTCCATGGCTTCCTTGCGGAGAGTGCTTGCCTTTAACTTGTTCAGAAGTTCCTTGGCCTGGGCATACTTCTTGGCGGCCATCAGCTCGTCGGCTTTCTTCATGGCTTCGGCCGGATCGTTCTTTTCCCAATACTTGGCGTCCTCGGAATCGGTAGCCTGGGCGAGTC
This region includes:
- a CDS encoding ribose-phosphate pyrophosphokinase yields the protein MSDRFIVTGNFTDDPFAIDMAQYIGLREDISDVVSLKTFANSEFCPRYMLDADDLEHIGHRLEGKIVLICSVSNHERSRNDYAMRNMILARAAKDNGAERVVLVEPDLFYSAQDRGPHRIGELEKDRPDIDLKKFDGQAFTSMLYAELLKKSGVDAVVTCHNHSIKVQNLFSDIFEGHFHNLIPTDVYAHYIKNSNFVQCGKDGNNLVIVSPDKGARPFMNAVYDALQLPECKRVVMDKVRTGEREISMTFNPELSDISIDEIEGKDVIVFDDMVRTGTTIVQCCEHIKKGNPNRVCFGVTHFHTSAEAREKLNSPAIDEILTTSTLPDIMNRDCQGRLRKKLTILKLGKWMARHIMQMYGLDDGRFERDFYKIDMSSKNPRWPPQQF
- a CDS encoding GIY-YIG nuclease family protein — its product is MLRCSGGRIYTGYAVDVQARYQQHCTGKGARFTKAFPPECILKTFELESKELALRLEARIKKLDKPQKERLTAGDEVLEQSLFSGLSEVLKPKKKRKKIISAKSNPRSGRSQGRCCRR
- the nhaA gene encoding Na+/H+ antiporter NhaA, whose translation is MSAKVTSSDKIEDLIPETPVRKILTPIERLMQVETTGGIVLIIMTVAALLWANLGIHSYEHVWHLPFAINIAGHDLATLLGIHHGFTLHWLINDALMTIFFFNIGLEVKGEMTYGELHDPKAASLPILAAAGGMLFPALIFLGVNAATGTDASRGWGIPTATDIAFVVGCMAILGKKVPHALRVMILTLAIADDIGAILVIAIGYPSGDGIVFGALGAAFALLVLINVLFRIGVRNMFLHGIIGVAVWAFFVKSGVHPTIAGVLLGLSVPAKAVVTSGKIRGFVTGMDHVLSGESQDSNEKYRVLSLLRQSASESISLQERLYKPLVPWVNFFIMPLFALANAGVEVKLGGVEVPVMGAVALALIFGKPIGIFVFSFLAVKIGISKQPSYSWKVLWGGGMLAGIGFTMALFVASLAFDVGDRQDSAKLGILLGSFSAAILGTIYMSLVSKPSKDEPEGGHGHH
- a CDS encoding sulfite exporter TauE/SafE family protein yields the protein MIDAGWWEYGQYAAFFILGAVVSLINSIAGGGSSLSLPIMIFLGIPPTVANGTNRIGLIIGNISSVHNLSKHGYLNKKLFKQLFLPSLVGACIGVFFLVSIGDKAFQAVIAGAICLVVIMSRLRKDIFGKPPATPPEKLTPGGAIGFALVSIYGCIVQIGVGFVQIFSLTRYTGLDPIHVNALKNCLTTVFLIVSTAALAVAGKVNWPIAIVMSAGAWCGGYFGSALQRKKGNKFIENFISVCSIALAIYLIVDLILQK